In Blautia sp. SC05B48, a single genomic region encodes these proteins:
- a CDS encoding UbiX family flavin prenyltransferase, with product MKKRIIVGATGASGLPLLVKCLEIIRENPDFESYLIMSSSAELTLRQETELEPEDVKRLADHVCAPGEIGAKPASGSFKTEGMLIVPCSMKTIAGIHSGYADNLILRAADVTVKEQRTLVLAARETPLSGIHLRNLYELSMLPGVRIIPPMLTFYHKPESIDDMVYHIAAKLLEPFGIEAKEYRRWNGL from the coding sequence ATGAAAAAGAGAATTATAGTTGGTGCGACAGGTGCAAGCGGCCTGCCGCTCCTTGTAAAATGTCTGGAGATCATCCGGGAGAATCCGGATTTTGAGTCTTATCTGATCATGAGTTCCAGTGCAGAGCTGACTCTTCGCCAGGAGACGGAGCTGGAACCGGAGGATGTGAAACGATTGGCAGATCATGTATGTGCACCGGGAGAAATTGGGGCAAAACCGGCCAGTGGTTCTTTCAAAACAGAGGGGATGCTGATCGTGCCCTGCAGCATGAAGACGATCGCGGGGATCCACAGTGGCTATGCAGATAATCTTATTCTGCGTGCGGCAGATGTGACGGTCAAGGAACAGAGAACACTGGTGCTGGCAGCCAGAGAAACACCGTTAAGCGGGATTCATCTCCGAAATCTTTATGAGCTTTCCATGCTTCCGGGAGTGCGGATCATTCCGCCGATGCTGACGTTTTATCATAAACCGGAGAGCATTGATGATATGGTGTATCATATTGCGGCAAAGCTTTTGGAACCGTTTGGGATCGAAGCAAAGGAGTATCGCAGATGGAATGGATTATAA
- a CDS encoding NCS2 family permease, with protein MKNWLEKQFRLSEFNTNIKTELLAGLTTFVTMAYVLATIPNILAGAGYDKHTTLTAMIILIIVTSCAMALVTNRPFALAPGLGSVGIIASMITNEGVSMPIAAGVIFWSGVLFIIISFFGLREAVVRVIPVSLKQAVSAGIGLFIALLGAKNCGLIVANDAKNCLSFGDLASPSVIVAVIGFLILLVIKVRNIPGGMILAILLTTLAGIPFGVTHAPESIFAFPAGIGHQFLKVDFMGALNFAYIPFLIALFVPDFFSTFGTVLGVGAKAGYLDKDGNLPGIDKCFKVDAIATSFGALFGMPSLTTYLESSAGVEAGGKTGLTVIFTSIFFGLSLFLAPLALVIPSAATGPVLIYIGINMLGAMRNIDYSDITEYIPAFLCVTFTIFANNIANGICVALPAYLVMKIAAGKIKKVEPVMYVLVAVCLLYFYSII; from the coding sequence ATGAAAAACTGGCTGGAAAAACAGTTCAGACTGTCTGAGTTCAATACAAATATAAAAACAGAACTTCTGGCAGGACTGACAACTTTTGTAACTATGGCGTATGTGCTTGCTACGATCCCAAATATTCTGGCAGGCGCCGGTTATGATAAACACACGACTCTGACAGCTATGATCATTCTGATCATTGTGACCAGCTGTGCAATGGCATTGGTTACCAATCGACCGTTTGCTCTGGCTCCAGGACTTGGAAGCGTTGGAATTATTGCGTCTATGATTACCAATGAAGGCGTAAGTATGCCGATCGCAGCAGGTGTGATATTCTGGAGTGGTGTTCTTTTTATCATAATTTCATTCTTTGGTCTGAGAGAAGCCGTGGTACGTGTGATCCCGGTAAGCCTGAAACAAGCGGTTAGTGCCGGTATTGGTCTGTTTATCGCACTTCTTGGTGCAAAAAACTGTGGACTGATCGTGGCAAATGATGCAAAAAACTGTCTTTCCTTTGGAGATCTTGCATCTCCATCTGTGATCGTAGCAGTGATCGGATTTCTGATTCTTCTGGTAATCAAGGTACGAAATATTCCGGGTGGTATGATTCTTGCGATCCTGCTGACCACTCTGGCAGGAATTCCTTTCGGTGTTACACATGCTCCGGAATCCATTTTTGCATTTCCGGCAGGTATCGGCCATCAGTTCCTGAAAGTTGATTTTATGGGAGCGCTGAATTTTGCTTATATTCCATTTCTGATCGCTCTGTTTGTACCGGATTTCTTTTCTACATTCGGAACAGTTCTGGGAGTGGGAGCAAAGGCAGGCTATCTGGATAAGGATGGAAATCTTCCGGGTATTGATAAATGCTTTAAGGTAGATGCGATTGCAACAAGCTTTGGAGCATTGTTTGGAATGCCGAGTCTTACTACTTATCTGGAGTCATCTGCAGGCGTAGAAGCAGGAGGAAAAACGGGACTTACGGTTATTTTTACAAGCATTTTCTTCGGACTTTCGCTGTTTCTGGCACCACTGGCTCTTGTGATCCCATCTGCGGCAACCGGTCCGGTGCTGATCTATATCGGCATCAATATGCTTGGTGCTATGAGAAATATTGATTATTCGGATATTACAGAGTATATTCCGGCATTTTTATGTGTAACCTTTACGATTTTTGCAAATAATATCGCAAATGGTATCTGCGTGGCGCTTCCGGCTTATCTCGTTATGAAAATCGCAGCAGGAAAGATCAAAAAGGTTGAACCGGTCATGTATGTACTGGTAGCAGTCTGTCTGTTGTATTTTTATTCAATTATCTAA
- a CDS encoding MATE family efflux transporter — translation MRNQLSQRDDFYPQIVKLVIPIIIQNLLSAAVNSADVIMLNFVGQSSISAVSLAANYSNVLFMVYYGLGTGATLLCAQYYGKGDYKAIQIIEGIALRFSMIISVLVALVAFTMPQMMMKLFTNDPKLLAIGSSYIRIMGITYICWGMTEVYLAVLRSIGRVTTSMAMNMLAFGLNILLNATFIFGLFGAPKLGATGVAIATALSRMIELIACFIVSAFSKNVRLDLRCMFTKSKLLFSDFVRLSLPALGNDISWSIGFSMYSVILGHLGTDAVAANSLVVVVRNIGSVFCFGIASAGGILLGNVMGQGDLERSRRYASKTLKLTVIAGFLGGLIVLAITPFVMRFASLTPTAMHYLKYMLLINSYYIMGSAVNTTLIAGVFRAGGDTKFGLICDTIDMWIYAVPLGFFAAFVLKLPVMWVYFLLCTDEFVKWPWVIKRYLSGKWAKNITRENIFENK, via the coding sequence ATGAGAAATCAACTTTCACAGCGGGATGATTTTTATCCACAGATCGTTAAGCTTGTCATCCCCATCATCATTCAGAATCTGCTAAGTGCAGCGGTCAATTCCGCCGATGTTATCATGCTGAACTTTGTAGGTCAGTCATCCATCTCCGCAGTATCCCTAGCAGCGAATTATTCCAATGTCCTGTTTATGGTATATTACGGTCTTGGTACGGGAGCCACCCTGCTTTGTGCCCAGTATTATGGAAAGGGAGATTACAAAGCCATTCAGATCATCGAGGGAATCGCTCTTCGTTTTTCCATGATCATCTCTGTTCTCGTGGCGCTCGTTGCATTTACCATGCCGCAGATGATGATGAAACTGTTCACCAATGATCCGAAGCTTCTGGCCATTGGTTCTTCCTATATCCGCATTATGGGTATCACCTATATCTGCTGGGGTATGACGGAGGTTTATCTGGCTGTTCTTCGAAGCATTGGCCGGGTAACTACCAGCATGGCGATGAATATGCTGGCATTTGGACTGAATATCCTTTTGAATGCGACTTTTATCTTCGGATTGTTCGGAGCACCCAAGCTTGGTGCTACCGGTGTGGCTATTGCTACTGCACTTTCCAGAATGATCGAGCTGATCGCCTGTTTTATTGTTTCTGCTTTCAGCAAAAATGTCCGACTGGATCTCCGATGTATGTTCACAAAAAGCAAACTGCTGTTCAGTGATTTCGTGCGGCTTTCCCTACCGGCTCTTGGCAATGATATTTCCTGGAGTATTGGTTTTTCCATGTACTCTGTGATCCTGGGGCATCTTGGTACGGATGCGGTTGCTGCCAATTCTCTGGTTGTAGTAGTCCGTAATATCGGCTCTGTTTTCTGTTTCGGTATTGCCAGTGCAGGAGGTATCCTTCTAGGCAATGTTATGGGGCAGGGCGATCTGGAACGTTCCAGGCGTTATGCTTCCAAAACACTGAAGCTTACTGTTATTGCAGGTTTTTTGGGCGGACTTATCGTTCTTGCCATCACACCGTTCGTAATGAGATTTGCGTCCCTGACACCCACTGCCATGCATTATCTGAAATATATGCTTCTGATCAACAGCTACTATATTATGGGGTCTGCCGTAAACACAACCCTGATCGCCGGTGTGTTCCGGGCAGGTGGTGATACAAAGTTTGGTCTGATCTGTGATACCATTGATATGTGGATATATGCAGTACCCCTTGGATTCTTCGCTGCTTTTGTACTGAAGCTGCCGGTTATGTGGGTGTATTTTCTGCTCTGTACGGATGAATTTGTGAAATGGCCATGGGTGATCAAAAGGTATCTCAGTGGGAAGTGGGCTAAGAATATTACCCGTGAGAATATATTTGAAAATAAATAG
- a CDS encoding AAA family ATPase, translating to MPVFDFSAAPADKKETKSQCTYTTFRSNETKATPEKPVLILDNSKREWKHHSCGYFSNPAKQTAFEFKEEDGVFPADILKIDSRFTSLIKWLGENHINIRLSGQNTEEGYAVYKIREIAFGGGTKLSAEDGFLQFMIERLFASSAPAEENENDDEEEDGDDMKLTSIQSITDFMNCAGKTMPDNIRLWARRNLAVARSHEVSQEERRHAQRALSIMMNIQWKHNYFESIDPKEARRILDEELYGMERVKQRIIETIIQINRTHTLPAYGLLLVGPAGTGKSQIAYAVARILKMPWTTLDMSSINDPEQLTGSSRVYANAKPGIIMEAFSMAGESNLVFIINELDKAASGKGNGNPADVLLTLLDNLGFTDNYMECMVPTVGVYPIATANDKAQISAPLMSRFAVIDIPDYTPEEKKIIFSRFALPKVLKRMSLKQEECIVTDEALDAVIKKFEDTTGIRDLEQAAEHIAANALYQIEVDHVKAVTFTPEMVQELLD from the coding sequence ATGCCAGTTTTTGATTTCAGCGCAGCACCGGCAGATAAAAAAGAGACAAAAAGCCAGTGCACATATACAACGTTTCGTTCCAATGAAACAAAAGCCACACCGGAGAAACCGGTGCTGATCCTGGATAACAGCAAAAGAGAGTGGAAACATCATTCTTGCGGATATTTTTCTAATCCTGCGAAGCAGACTGCATTTGAGTTTAAGGAAGAGGACGGTGTTTTCCCGGCAGACATCCTGAAGATCGATTCCCGTTTTACAAGCCTGATCAAATGGCTCGGAGAAAATCATATCAACATCCGTCTTTCAGGACAGAATACAGAAGAAGGATATGCTGTTTACAAAATCCGCGAGATTGCTTTTGGCGGAGGCACCAAGCTTTCTGCTGAGGACGGATTTCTTCAGTTTATGATCGAGCGTCTGTTTGCAAGCAGTGCGCCGGCAGAAGAAAATGAGAACGATGATGAGGAAGAAGACGGTGACGATATGAAGCTTACCAGTATTCAGAGTATCACCGACTTTATGAACTGTGCCGGAAAGACTATGCCGGATAATATCCGTCTCTGGGCAAGAAGAAATCTGGCAGTTGCCCGTTCTCATGAGGTTTCTCAGGAGGAAAGACGCCATGCCCAGAGAGCACTTTCCATCATGATGAATATTCAGTGGAAGCATAATTATTTTGAGTCTATTGATCCGAAGGAAGCACGCCGTATCCTGGATGAGGAGCTTTATGGAATGGAGCGTGTAAAACAGAGGATCATTGAGACGATCATTCAGATCAACCGTACTCATACACTTCCTGCTTACGGACTGCTTCTTGTAGGACCGGCAGGTACCGGTAAATCTCAGATCGCTTATGCAGTTGCAAGAATCCTGAAAATGCCGTGGACAACCCTGGATATGAGTTCGATCAATGATCCGGAACAGCTTACAGGAAGCTCTCGTGTTTATGCAAATGCCAAGCCTGGAATTATCATGGAGGCTTTTTCCATGGCAGGAGAATCCAATCTGGTATTTATCATCAATGAGCTTGACAAGGCTGCATCAGGTAAAGGAAACGGAAATCCGGCAGACGTGCTTCTGACACTGCTGGATAACCTTGGTTTTACAGATAACTATATGGAATGTATGGTTCCGACAGTTGGTGTCTATCCTATTGCCACAGCCAATGATAAGGCACAGATCAGCGCACCTCTGATGTCACGTTTTGCAGTGATCGATATTCCGGATTACACACCGGAGGAAAAGAAGATCATCTTTTCCAGATTTGCGCTTCCCAAGGTTCTGAAACGTATGAGCCTGAAACAGGAAGAATGTATCGTAACGGATGAGGCGCTGGACGCAGTAATTAAGAAATTTGAAGATACCACAGGAATCCGTGATCTGGAGCAGGCTGCGGAGCATATTGCGGCCAATGCCCTGTATCAGATCGAGGTGGATCATGTGAAGGCTGTAACCTTTACCCCCGAGATGGTACAGGAGCTTCTGGACTGA
- a CDS encoding prenylated flavin chaperone LpdD, whose protein sequence is MEWIIKECVETAGCELEVSAAFIGEDVLICLKGGERPHLGCVVQTEPRVSLTGDGSVSATSSVLNFPGHKDEVICRWMAEKVSKELGKRVVCTGGFHKDGISEKEIREVQGSVVRLTEMVIEGLQR, encoded by the coding sequence ATGGAATGGATTATAAAAGAGTGTGTGGAGACTGCAGGCTGTGAGCTGGAGGTCAGTGCTGCATTTATCGGAGAGGATGTGCTTATCTGTCTGAAAGGCGGAGAGAGACCTCATCTGGGATGTGTGGTGCAGACGGAACCGAGAGTGTCTCTGACAGGGGATGGTTCTGTGAGTGCGACTTCTTCAGTTTTGAATTTTCCGGGACATAAGGACGAGGTGATCTGCCGGTGGATGGCGGAGAAGGTTTCGAAAGAGCTGGGAAAGAGAGTGGTTTGCACCGGGGGATTTCATAAGGATGGTATTTCGGAGAAAGAGATCCGGGAGGTGCAGGGAAGTGTTGTGCGTCTGACAGAGATGGTGATAGAAGGACTGCAGCGGTAG
- a CDS encoding LysR family transcriptional regulator yields the protein MNYHELKYILCIAKYQNLTKAAQELYISQPTLTKHLQKLEREMGTKLFSRSGNSYTPTFAGRKYMEYTRKILQIQQDWEKELKDLTENNEGELNVAFPLMRSTCMVPQIMTSFFQKYPKVKVNILEEAYSIQEKLLLNDQLDFGIFNEVHKHPKLEYELLKKEEILLIMPPEHPLAAAGSVSTHGIYPKLDLSLLAEEPFILHFPEQTTGQLSLEALKAAHIKPYVPIQSRNTETCVKLCMQGLGMCFTPETYVQNMDLPVKPACFSIGEDGVFSTLTIAYRRGTYLPQYARDFICTARKVL from the coding sequence ATGAACTATCATGAACTGAAGTACATTCTCTGCATTGCCAAATATCAGAATCTTACAAAAGCCGCACAGGAGCTTTATATTTCCCAGCCAACCCTGACCAAGCATCTCCAGAAACTGGAACGAGAAATGGGGACCAAGCTGTTCAGCCGCAGCGGAAACAGCTATACACCTACCTTTGCGGGCCGCAAATATATGGAGTATACCCGAAAGATCCTGCAGATACAACAGGACTGGGAAAAAGAGCTGAAAGATCTTACAGAAAATAATGAAGGAGAACTGAACGTTGCTTTCCCACTGATGAGGAGTACCTGTATGGTTCCTCAGATCATGACCTCTTTTTTTCAAAAATATCCTAAAGTAAAGGTCAATATCCTGGAAGAGGCATATTCTATCCAGGAAAAACTTCTGCTCAATGATCAGCTTGATTTTGGCATTTTCAATGAAGTACATAAACACCCCAAGCTGGAATACGAACTGCTGAAAAAAGAAGAAATCCTTCTGATCATGCCTCCGGAGCACCCATTGGCTGCTGCCGGCAGTGTATCCACTCACGGCATATACCCGAAGCTTGATCTCTCACTTCTGGCAGAAGAGCCTTTTATCCTGCATTTTCCGGAACAGACTACCGGACAGCTTTCGCTGGAAGCATTGAAAGCTGCCCATATCAAGCCTTATGTGCCAATACAGAGCCGCAACACAGAAACCTGTGTCAAACTCTGCATGCAAGGACTTGGTATGTGTTTCACCCCGGAAACCTATGTCCAAAATATGGACCTCCCTGTAAAACCAGCCTGTTTTTCCATTGGTGAAGATGGCGTTTTCAGCACACTGACAATTGCATACCGAAGAGGTACCTATCTCCCACAGTACGCCCGGGATTTTATATGTACTGCGAGGAAGGTCCTGTAG
- a CDS encoding gamma carbonic anhydrase family protein: MNYKNVKIAEGARIAKQSVILGNVTIGRDSCVLYYAVIRGDDAPVVIGEETNIQENCTIHVSHNMPVHIGNNVTVGHNAVIHGCTIGDRTLIGMGAVILDGAKIGNDCIIGAGSLVTKNTVIPDGSLVMGSPARIKRNLTWEEKLGIVENSKEYLTVSEEMKAQDVL; this comes from the coding sequence ATGAATTATAAAAATGTAAAGATCGCAGAAGGTGCCAGGATCGCAAAGCAGTCTGTGATCCTTGGAAATGTAACGATCGGCCGTGACAGCTGTGTATTATATTATGCGGTGATCCGCGGAGATGATGCGCCGGTAGTGATCGGAGAAGAAACCAATATCCAGGAAAACTGTACCATTCATGTGAGCCACAACATGCCGGTCCATATCGGAAACAACGTTACTGTGGGACATAATGCGGTGATCCATGGATGTACCATCGGAGACCGGACACTGATCGGAATGGGAGCCGTGATCCTGGATGGTGCAAAGATCGGAAATGACTGTATCATAGGAGCCGGAAGCCTTGTGACTAAAAATACGGTGATCCCGGATGGCTCCCTGGTAATGGGAAGTCCGGCCAGGATCAAACGAAACCTTACCTGGGAAGAGAAGCTTGGTATCGTGGAAAACAGCAAAGAATATCTTACTGTGTCCGAAGAGATGAAAGCGCAGGATGTATTATAA
- a CDS encoding adenine deaminase C-terminal domain-containing protein has product MEQVHLLIKNAKVFNSYLKKFISANVAVKDGKFYYIDRKQDTDLQTDNVIDAKGSYMIPGLTDIHMHIESSMATPAFFGKCAGENGVTTVVSEPHEMANVKGIRGILEMISAAKNAPIDIFYGIPSSVPSTSEKLETTGGIIDCSAMKHLLEEKDVVCVGEIMNYRQIIRENDLEISRFLEYLKKDHPGYVIEGHCPSLLDLDLAKFLYLGINGDHTEHTLEEVKQRIENGMFFEIQDKMLKPEILEYICQNQLYEYCSFVTDDTMADVLYEQGPLNAVVQKAIDMGFPMEQAIYCATYTPCQRMHFYDRGAIAPGKLADFMLLKDPSVLKPEAVFKNGVPIYAKDEPQLPLSASTYEFPADFYRSVQLPEIFLKDFQVNAPFQEGYATVRVIEINPDRTHTTEKLVEMPVKAGKICWENSGCLLAMVVERHGKNGNIGYGFLTGSCLKKGTVATTYFHDHHNLFVAGSSPDDMLFAVNRIRELQGGFLTVKDGRILSELALPVCGLLSEKSIRENGLALKAVRKSLTDLGYVHNNPIMSVATLGLPVSPALKLTDKGLVDVKKGEIVPLIVNTKKNK; this is encoded by the coding sequence ATGGAGCAGGTTCATCTGCTGATCAAAAACGCAAAGGTATTTAATTCCTATCTTAAGAAATTCATATCTGCCAATGTTGCGGTGAAAGATGGAAAATTTTATTACATAGACAGAAAACAGGATACGGATCTTCAGACTGACAATGTGATTGATGCAAAGGGATCATACATGATTCCAGGACTGACAGATATTCACATGCATATTGAGAGTTCTATGGCCACACCGGCTTTTTTTGGAAAATGTGCAGGAGAAAATGGTGTGACGACGGTGGTTTCAGAGCCTCACGAAATGGCCAATGTCAAAGGGATCCGAGGGATTCTGGAAATGATCTCTGCGGCAAAGAATGCACCTATCGATATTTTTTACGGGATTCCAAGCAGCGTTCCGTCAACCAGTGAAAAGCTGGAAACAACAGGCGGGATCATTGACTGCAGTGCAATGAAGCATCTGCTGGAAGAAAAAGATGTGGTATGTGTAGGCGAAATCATGAATTACCGGCAGATCATCCGGGAAAATGATTTGGAGATCAGCCGGTTTCTGGAATATCTGAAAAAAGACCATCCGGGATATGTGATCGAGGGACACTGTCCGTCATTACTGGATCTGGATCTTGCAAAGTTTCTTTATCTGGGTATTAATGGTGATCATACAGAACATACTCTTGAGGAAGTAAAGCAGCGGATCGAAAACGGAATGTTTTTTGAGATCCAGGATAAAATGCTGAAACCGGAAATCCTGGAATATATCTGTCAGAACCAGCTCTACGAGTATTGTTCCTTTGTAACAGATGATACTATGGCAGATGTTTTGTATGAGCAGGGACCGCTGAATGCAGTGGTACAGAAAGCGATCGATATGGGATTTCCGATGGAACAGGCAATCTACTGTGCCACATATACACCATGTCAGCGGATGCATTTTTATGACAGAGGAGCTATCGCACCGGGAAAACTTGCGGACTTTATGCTGCTTAAAGATCCGTCCGTTCTTAAACCGGAAGCTGTATTCAAAAATGGTGTTCCGATTTATGCAAAGGATGAACCGCAGTTGCCGCTGTCTGCTTCCACATATGAATTTCCGGCAGATTTTTACCGGAGTGTACAGCTTCCGGAGATTTTTCTGAAGGATTTTCAGGTGAATGCTCCTTTTCAGGAAGGATATGCAACGGTTCGTGTGATAGAGATCAATCCGGATCGTACCCATACTACTGAAAAACTGGTGGAAATGCCGGTGAAAGCTGGAAAGATCTGCTGGGAAAACAGCGGATGTCTTCTGGCTATGGTGGTGGAACGTCATGGGAAGAACGGAAATATCGGCTATGGATTTCTTACAGGCTCCTGCTTGAAAAAGGGAACTGTGGCAACAACATATTTTCATGATCATCATAATCTCTTTGTGGCAGGAAGCTCTCCGGATGATATGTTATTTGCTGTAAATAGGATCCGGGAACTGCAGGGGGGATTTCTGACAGTAAAAGATGGAAGGATCCTTTCTGAACTTGCACTTCCGGTATGTGGGCTTTTATCCGAAAAATCAATCAGGGAGAATGGCCTTGCATTGAAGGCGGTAAGAAAAAGCCTTACAGATCTGGGATATGTGCATAATAATCCGATCATGTCAGTGGCAACACTTGGATTACCGGTAAGCCCGGCACTGAAGCTGACTGATAAGGGACTGGTGGATGTAAAAAAAGGAGAAATTGTTCCGCTGATCGTAAACACAAAGAAAAATAAATAA
- a CDS encoding LacI family DNA-binding transcriptional regulator: MAVTLQQIAEAAGVSRGTVDRALNNRGRIRPEVEERIKRIAREMGYQPSRAGRALAMAKRKIRIGVILQYMETPFMQQVLKGVLEAKEEVESFGGTVKIYEIEGVEPEKVMAAMEELREKGFNGIALTPSEDQLLRARIDQYQEEYGIPIVTFNADLEDTKRLCFVGQDTFQAGRTAAGLMWEMTGGNGQVAIISGQVANPGLISRQKGFTTEIKESFPGIEIVDIRYSYDDEWVASKIVEEFLELYPELTGIYITGHGVKGVCQTLQKLGKDKTMHVIANDFLEENLKWLKEGTINFLIGQDAAVQGHSPVIILFQLLFDSKAPEKEYQYTDIVIRTKYNIG, encoded by the coding sequence ATGGCAGTAACATTACAACAGATTGCGGAAGCAGCAGGAGTTTCAAGAGGCACTGTGGACAGGGCACTGAACAACAGAGGCCGTATCCGCCCGGAAGTAGAGGAAAGGATCAAAAGGATCGCCCGGGAGATGGGATATCAGCCCAGCCGTGCCGGTCGTGCCCTTGCCATGGCAAAGAGGAAAATCCGTATCGGTGTGATCCTTCAGTATATGGAGACTCCTTTTATGCAGCAGGTTTTAAAGGGAGTCCTGGAAGCAAAAGAAGAAGTAGAGAGCTTTGGCGGAACAGTAAAGATTTATGAGATCGAAGGCGTGGAACCGGAAAAAGTAATGGCTGCAATGGAAGAACTCCGGGAAAAGGGGTTTAATGGAATCGCGTTGACTCCATCAGAGGATCAGCTTTTGAGAGCGAGGATCGATCAGTATCAGGAAGAGTATGGAATTCCGATAGTTACCTTTAATGCGGATCTGGAAGATACAAAAAGGTTATGCTTTGTGGGACAGGATACCTTTCAGGCCGGTCGTACGGCAGCAGGCCTGATGTGGGAGATGACAGGCGGAAACGGGCAGGTTGCCATAATTTCCGGACAGGTTGCCAATCCTGGTCTGATCAGCAGGCAGAAAGGATTTACGACAGAGATCAAAGAAAGCTTTCCGGGAATCGAGATCGTGGATATAAGGTATTCTTATGATGACGAATGGGTGGCATCCAAGATCGTGGAAGAATTTCTGGAGCTTTATCCGGAGCTGACCGGGATCTATATTACGGGTCATGGTGTAAAGGGTGTCTGCCAGACCTTGCAGAAGCTTGGAAAGGATAAAACCATGCATGTGATCGCCAATGATTTCCTGGAAGAAAATCTGAAATGGCTGAAAGAGGGGACGATCAATTTCCTTATTGGTCAGGATGCGGCTGTACAGGGACATTCTCCGGTGATTATTTTGTTCCAGCTTCTCTTTGACAGCAAGGCACCGGAAAAGGAATACCAGTATACAGATATTGTGATCCGGACGAAATATAATATAGGTTAA